The Bacillota bacterium genome contains a region encoding:
- a CDS encoding alkaline phosphatase family protein: MGERAARWSWRWLGLVVLPLVMLGASAGAAVVALGLQGDLDAYAPVDVGPLAAGENSARLAQRVVVVVVDGLRVDVSRQMPFLESLRGRGAWTSLTTGQPSFSKPGYAVLSTGTWQEYHGVTMNSHPGQVKVDTIFTVARNAGLRTALFGYTYWGEVNPVVDRSLVGEYPDHELYARARSSLEAREADLTYVHLSAVDVAGHESGGGMSQQYLEAARQVDGMIAGLVSCLDLSHDVLIVTADHGQLDRNNRGGSGHGGWERVVTTVPLIMVGSHVREGEIPSGRQADVVPTAAALLGLPVPAQRLGNVLWAGLDVPDDVRADKEVKGASETLALARAYVGAVAQLLGQPSSAGSSSSPSSTASLGSPETPDPLAEASATYEEARSRLQASEYQQAFELAQKSMDQAKGAMMAARSRLVWAHRWPRLPFLLVPLVVLGLLAWKKRRPLLEILAWGGAYLVLYHVLYRWVFGDVYSLSVFPDGSLPTMFRLFGLPAYLALAIVIGAALWRGTAVQQTVPAGWSGRQHLIWLVEKTILGPYVILGLGVVLGLFAVGYRLGPYLPSFRANFLYFSALLQLLWLGPIAVIAPVVACLVTRQRVGPETATPSAPTGAASGGAPSGGAAGGGAASGGSAGVR, translated from the coding sequence GTGGGAGAGAGGGCTGCGCGGTGGAGCTGGCGCTGGTTGGGCCTGGTCGTCTTGCCCCTGGTGATGCTGGGAGCGTCCGCGGGTGCGGCCGTGGTGGCACTCGGTCTGCAGGGAGACCTGGACGCATATGCTCCGGTCGATGTTGGCCCCCTGGCCGCGGGCGAGAACAGCGCCCGGCTGGCGCAAAGGGTAGTGGTGGTGGTCGTGGATGGTCTGCGGGTGGATGTCTCCCGCCAGATGCCGTTCCTGGAGTCGCTGCGGGGCCGGGGAGCCTGGACATCCCTCACTACCGGGCAACCCTCCTTCTCCAAGCCCGGGTACGCCGTCCTTTCCACCGGGACCTGGCAGGAGTACCACGGGGTGACCATGAACAGCCACCCCGGACAGGTGAAGGTGGATACCATCTTCACGGTGGCCCGCAACGCCGGCCTGCGCACCGCCCTGTTCGGCTACACCTACTGGGGTGAGGTCAACCCCGTCGTGGATCGCTCCCTGGTAGGGGAATACCCCGACCACGAGCTGTATGCCCGCGCCCGGTCATCCCTGGAGGCGCGGGAAGCCGATCTTACATACGTGCATCTCAGCGCGGTAGACGTGGCCGGGCACGAATCCGGCGGTGGCATGTCCCAGCAATACCTGGAGGCCGCCCGCCAGGTGGACGGCATGATCGCCGGCCTGGTCTCCTGCCTGGACCTGAGTCACGACGTGCTGATCGTCACCGCCGACCACGGTCAGCTGGACCGCAACAACCGGGGCGGCAGCGGCCACGGGGGCTGGGAGCGGGTAGTTACCACCGTTCCCCTGATCATGGTGGGGTCCCATGTGCGGGAAGGCGAAATCCCTTCGGGCCGCCAGGCGGACGTCGTGCCCACGGCGGCCGCACTGCTCGGCCTGCCCGTTCCGGCCCAGCGCCTCGGCAATGTGCTCTGGGCGGGGCTCGATGTCCCCGATGACGTCCGTGCCGATAAAGAGGTCAAGGGTGCCTCCGAGACTCTCGCTCTGGCCCGTGCTTACGTGGGCGCGGTGGCCCAGCTGCTCGGGCAGCCCTCATCGGCGGGGAGTTCGTCTTCCCCGTCCTCCACCGCCTCCTTGGGCAGCCCCGAAACCCCGGATCCGCTGGCCGAAGCGAGCGCCACCTATGAGGAGGCCCGCAGCCGGTTGCAGGCCTCCGAATACCAGCAGGCCTTCGAGCTGGCCCAAAAGAGCATGGACCAGGCGAAAGGCGCCATGATGGCCGCCCGGTCGCGACTGGTGTGGGCCCACCGGTGGCCGCGGCTGCCCTTCCTGCTGGTGCCCCTGGTAGTCCTGGGACTGCTGGCCTGGAAGAAACGCCGTCCCCTGCTGGAGATTCTGGCCTGGGGAGGGGCGTACCTGGTCCTCTACCATGTGCTTTACCGCTGGGTGTTCGGAGACGTCTACTCCCTGAGCGTGTTTCCCGATGGATCGCTGCCCACCATGTTTCGCCTTTTCGGCCTCCCCGCCTACCTGGCGCTGGCCATCGTCATCGGCGCTGCCCTGTGGCGGGGCACCGCCGTGCAGCAGACGGTGCCGGCGGGATGGAGCGGGCGACAGCATCTGATCTGGCTGGTGGAGAAAACGATCCTGGGCCCCTATGTGATCCTGGGCCTGGGAGTTGTCCTGGGCCTGTTCGCCGTCGGGTACCGCCTGGGTCCGTACCTGCCCTCGTTTCGGGCCAACTTCCTTTACTTCTCTGCCCTGCTCCAGCTCCTGTGGCTGGGCCCGATCGCCGTCATTGCCCCCGTGGTGGCCTGCCTGGTCACCAGGCAGCGCGTTGGGCCGGAGACAGCCACGCCTTCAGCCCCCACCGGTGCAGCATCTGGCGGGGCGCCGTCGGGCGGCGCAGCAGGCGGTGGTGCAGCATCGGGCGGGAGTGCAGGCGTCAGATGA